From a region of the Polynucleobacter corsicus genome:
- a CDS encoding enoyl-CoA hydratase: MTYNTILTEVDGKVAVITLNRPQVLNALNDELMNELGKALLSFDADDNIGCIVITGSEKAFAAGADIATMAKYGFADVYRSGFISRNWEEIKKVRKPVIAAVSGYALGGGCELAMMCDTIMAADNAKFAQPEVKLGIIPGAGGTQRLPRAVSKAKAMDLALTGRMMDAAEAERSGLVARIFPQADLLKEVKVIATTIADMPLLTAMMVKEAINAAYETTLSEGMHLERRLFHSCFATNDQKEGMAAFMEKRPAKFTNS, from the coding sequence ATGACCTACAACACCATATTGACTGAAGTGGATGGCAAAGTTGCCGTCATTACTCTCAATCGTCCTCAGGTATTAAATGCTCTCAATGATGAGTTAATGAATGAGTTAGGTAAGGCCTTGTTGAGTTTTGATGCTGACGACAATATTGGTTGTATCGTCATCACCGGTAGTGAAAAAGCTTTTGCCGCCGGTGCGGATATTGCAACGATGGCAAAGTATGGATTTGCCGATGTTTATCGTAGCGGCTTTATTTCTCGTAACTGGGAAGAGATCAAGAAGGTACGCAAGCCAGTGATTGCGGCAGTGTCTGGATATGCTCTTGGTGGTGGGTGTGAGTTGGCGATGATGTGCGACACCATCATGGCAGCTGATAACGCGAAATTCGCTCAACCAGAGGTGAAGTTGGGAATCATTCCTGGTGCTGGGGGCACACAACGTTTGCCCCGCGCAGTCTCAAAAGCAAAGGCAATGGATTTAGCGCTGACCGGCCGCATGATGGATGCGGCTGAAGCCGAGCGCTCTGGTCTTGTGGCCCGTATTTTCCCGCAAGCAGATTTACTAAAAGAAGTGAAGGTAATTGCTACAACTATTGCAGACATGCCACTGCTGACTGCGATGATGGTGAAAGAAGCAATTAATGCCGCATACGAAACTACGCTATCAGAAGGCATGCACCTTGAGCGTCGTCTATTCCATTCTTGCTTTGCAACTAATGATCAAAAAGAGGGTATGGCAGCTTTCATGGAAAAGCGCCCAGCGAAATTTACGAACTCGTAA
- the apaG gene encoding Co2+/Mg2+ efflux protein ApaG: MNPHEISITVKTQYLADQSDPDNRQFAFAYTVAIKNTGTASIQLIARHWFITDGENDVQEVRGLGVVGQQPLLRAGEQFEYTSWATLPTPAGTMRGEYFCVTEEAQFFQAPIPEFALVMPRTLH; the protein is encoded by the coding sequence ATGAATCCTCATGAAATCAGCATTACGGTCAAAACCCAGTATTTGGCCGACCAGTCTGACCCCGATAATCGTCAGTTCGCCTTTGCCTACACGGTCGCCATTAAAAATACCGGTACGGCCAGCATCCAGCTCATTGCCCGCCATTGGTTCATTACCGACGGGGAAAATGATGTCCAGGAAGTCCGTGGCTTGGGGGTAGTGGGCCAACAACCCCTTTTGCGGGCAGGGGAACAGTTTGAGTACACCAGCTGGGCAACTTTACCGACGCCGGCGGGAACCATGCGTGGGGAGTATTTCTGTGTCACTGAAGAAGCTCAGTTTTTCCAGGCCCCAATTCCTGAATTTGCCTTGGTAATGCCCAGAACCTTGCACTAG
- the trpE gene encoding anthranilate synthase component I produces MQHEEFLALAKQGFNRIPLVKEVLADLETPLSLYVKLTQAFGQKNTYLLESVLGGERFGRFSFIGLPAKTILRTVGTPDAPLTEVLFNDKVVESNHDNPLDFVDAYFKRFKVALQPGLPRFCGGLAGYFGYDTVRYIESRLAKHHLPDELGVPDIQLMLTEELAVVDNVAGRIYLIVYADPSVTDSFEKGQARLKELLACLSKPVSMPASLPSTKTELIRKFKAADFENAVLKTKEYILAGDCMQVVIGQRISKPFTDSPLALYRALRSLNPSPYMYFYDFGDLQVVGSSPEILVRQEQRESQKIVTIRPLAGTRPRGATPEEDERLATELLADPKEIAEHVMLIDLARNDVSRIAKTGTVKVTDSMSIEKYSHVQHIVSSVEGELLDNMSNMNVLRATFPAGTLSGAPKIRAMEIIDEMEIVKRGVYGGAVGYLSFSGDMDVAIAIRTGVIRDGVLHSQAGAGVVADSDPTAEWKETEVKARAVLMAADLVQGGLDAPHD; encoded by the coding sequence ATGCAGCACGAAGAATTTCTTGCCCTCGCAAAACAGGGTTTCAATCGCATTCCATTAGTGAAAGAAGTTTTAGCAGACTTAGAGACACCGCTCTCGCTATACGTCAAACTCACTCAAGCCTTTGGACAAAAGAATACCTATCTACTTGAATCTGTCCTAGGTGGTGAGCGCTTTGGTCGCTTCTCTTTTATTGGTCTACCTGCAAAAACTATTTTGAGAACAGTAGGAACGCCTGATGCACCACTCACTGAAGTACTCTTCAATGACAAGGTGGTTGAAAGCAATCATGACAACCCATTGGATTTTGTGGACGCTTATTTCAAGCGCTTTAAAGTAGCACTGCAACCCGGCCTCCCACGCTTCTGTGGTGGGCTTGCCGGCTACTTTGGCTATGACACGGTTCGCTATATTGAATCGCGTTTAGCAAAACACCATCTGCCAGATGAATTGGGTGTACCCGATATTCAATTGATGCTCACCGAAGAGTTAGCAGTGGTTGATAACGTTGCAGGTCGCATTTATTTAATTGTTTATGCAGACCCCAGCGTGACAGATAGTTTTGAAAAGGGCCAAGCTCGATTAAAAGAATTACTTGCTTGCTTAAGTAAGCCTGTGAGCATGCCAGCCTCATTGCCAAGCACCAAAACAGAATTGATCCGCAAGTTTAAGGCGGCTGATTTTGAAAATGCGGTTCTGAAAACCAAAGAATATATTTTGGCTGGCGATTGCATGCAGGTAGTGATTGGCCAGCGTATCAGCAAACCATTTACAGATTCACCGCTTGCTCTCTATCGTGCACTGCGCTCTTTGAATCCATCACCTTATATGTACTTCTACGACTTTGGTGATCTGCAGGTAGTAGGCTCATCACCAGAGATCTTGGTACGCCAAGAGCAACGTGAGAGTCAGAAGATTGTGACGATTCGTCCATTAGCCGGCACACGCCCTCGTGGTGCGACACCTGAAGAAGATGAGCGCCTTGCTACAGAATTACTTGCCGATCCAAAAGAAATTGCTGAGCATGTCATGTTGATTGACTTAGCACGCAACGATGTGAGTCGCATTGCCAAGACTGGCACCGTCAAAGTGACAGATTCGATGTCGATTGAAAAATATTCTCACGTACAACACATTGTGAGCTCTGTTGAAGGCGAGCTGTTAGACAATATGAGTAATATGAATGTTCTGCGCGCAACCTTCCCTGCCGGCACTTTATCGGGCGCCCCAAAAATTCGGGCAATGGAAATTATTGATGAGATGGAAATTGTGAAACGCGGTGTCTATGGTGGTGCAGTAGGCTACCTCTCCTTCTCTGGAGATATGGATGTGGCGATCGCTATTCGTACCGGCGTGATTCGTGATGGCGTATTGCATTCTCAAGCAGGTGCTGGTGTAGTTGCAGACTCTGACCCCACTGCCGAGTGGAAAGAAACTGAAGTGAAAGCTCGAGCAGTATTGATGGCAGCTGACTTAGTACAGGGAGGACTCGATGCTCCTCATGATTGA
- the rpe gene encoding ribulose-phosphate 3-epimerase — MDSQKSPSNSQFVIAPSILSADFACLGKEVQDVLLAGADWIHFDVMDNHYVPNLTIGPLVCEAIRPHATKDGKPAMIDVHLMVEPVDRLIPDFAKAGANLISFHPEASPHVNRTMNLIRDQGCQAGLVLNPATPLHHLDHTLDLLDLVLLMSVNPGFGGQSFIPCTLDKIAQVRARLDRYQQETGRHIRLEVDGGIKVDNIAEVAKAGADTFVAGSAIFGKENYADVIKAMRAELATSGKA, encoded by the coding sequence ATGGATAGCCAGAAATCACCCTCAAATAGCCAGTTTGTCATTGCCCCCTCCATTTTGTCGGCCGACTTTGCCTGCTTAGGCAAGGAAGTCCAGGATGTTCTCTTGGCGGGTGCAGACTGGATTCACTTTGACGTGATGGACAACCACTACGTTCCCAACCTGACTATCGGCCCCTTGGTTTGCGAGGCAATTCGCCCACATGCAACAAAAGATGGCAAGCCAGCGATGATTGATGTGCACCTCATGGTGGAACCAGTAGATCGCCTCATTCCAGATTTTGCAAAAGCAGGTGCAAACCTGATTAGCTTTCATCCAGAGGCAAGTCCTCATGTGAATCGCACAATGAATTTGATTCGCGATCAAGGTTGTCAGGCTGGTTTAGTTTTAAATCCAGCAACACCACTTCATCACCTAGATCACACACTTGATTTACTTGATCTGGTTTTATTGATGTCAGTCAATCCCGGGTTTGGTGGTCAATCATTTATCCCGTGCACGCTAGATAAGATTGCTCAAGTACGTGCGCGCCTAGATCGTTATCAACAAGAAACTGGTCGCCATATTCGCCTTGAAGTGGATGGTGGAATTAAGGTCGACAATATTGCAGAAGTAGCCAAAGCTGGTGCAGATACTTTTGTTGCTGGCTCCGCAATCTTTGGCAAAGAAAATTATGCCGACGTGATTAAAGCGATGCGCGCAGAACTAGCGACATCAGGAAAAGCGTAA
- the mltA gene encoding murein transglycosylase A, whose protein sequence is MISISKLISCKNTSQVFTCSVFAVSITILLAACSTPSTRGSAYRSSGAAPTSYSSSIASFRSVSWQDLSGWQEDDLTQAWPAWLKSCDSLRKRYSEINWRQVCSQASTISGRDGRAIRQYFEGNFQAYEVRNIATGNESGLITGYYEPVMNGSQTRTATYSVPLYGLPNAWKGSKPSPAPARAELMSSGVLRGSEIAWVQDPVAAAFMQIQGSGKIRLEDGRVLRLGYAGTNDQPFKSFAQWLLDRKEITRGEATMQGISTWAKRNPGRVEEMLNANPRFVFFKELPSNVSPDLGPNGALGVPLTAERSIAIDLKAMPLGAPVFLSTTKPLSSQTLQKLVMAQDTGKAIVGGVRADYYWGSGDSAGELAGRMKQDGKMWLLLPR, encoded by the coding sequence ATGATTTCTATATCCAAATTAATAAGTTGCAAAAATACTTCGCAAGTCTTTACCTGCAGTGTATTCGCTGTCAGTATCACCATCTTATTAGCCGCTTGCTCTACGCCTTCTACCCGTGGATCTGCTTATCGATCTAGTGGTGCTGCTCCAACTAGCTACAGCTCCTCGATTGCCAGCTTCCGATCTGTTTCCTGGCAGGACTTATCTGGCTGGCAAGAAGATGATTTAACCCAAGCTTGGCCAGCTTGGCTCAAGAGTTGTGATTCCCTGCGTAAACGTTATAGTGAAATCAATTGGCGCCAAGTTTGCTCCCAAGCCTCAACAATTTCAGGCCGTGATGGACGTGCGATACGCCAATATTTTGAGGGAAATTTTCAGGCATACGAAGTACGTAACATTGCTACAGGCAACGAATCTGGACTAATCACCGGTTATTACGAGCCCGTCATGAATGGCTCCCAGACCCGCACCGCCACTTACTCTGTTCCCTTGTACGGCCTGCCAAATGCCTGGAAAGGCTCAAAACCAAGCCCTGCGCCAGCACGTGCAGAGCTCATGAGTTCTGGCGTACTTCGGGGTTCAGAGATCGCCTGGGTACAAGATCCTGTAGCTGCTGCCTTTATGCAAATTCAGGGGTCTGGAAAAATTCGTTTAGAAGATGGACGTGTATTACGACTTGGTTATGCCGGCACTAATGATCAGCCGTTTAAGTCTTTTGCCCAGTGGTTGCTCGATCGCAAAGAGATCACGCGCGGTGAGGCAACGATGCAGGGTATTTCTACATGGGCTAAGCGCAACCCAGGCCGAGTTGAGGAGATGCTCAATGCCAATCCTCGATTTGTATTCTTTAAAGAGTTGCCGAGTAATGTCAGTCCTGATCTAGGTCCAAACGGTGCTCTAGGGGTGCCTTTAACAGCCGAACGAAGTATTGCCATTGATCTGAAAGCAATGCCCTTGGGTGCCCCAGTCTTCTTGAGCACCACTAAACCCTTGAGCAGCCAAACCTTACAAAAGTTAGTGATGGCGCAAGATACAGGCAAGGCCATTGTGGGCGGGGTACGAGCAGATTACTATTGGGGATCAGGAGATTCTGCAGGTGAGTTAGCGGGACGCATGAAGCAAGATGGCAAGATGTGGTTATTGTTGCCACGCTGA
- the bioD gene encoding dethiobiotin synthase translates to MTLSTSTSFFVTGTDTEVGKTLVSGALILKLREAGIRAIGFKPVVAGTYIDASGQKLNEDLETLRIALGINSGEQSLCPFVLDVAAAPHLVAQKNKVHLDATLILDEFNALASAFNSVVVEGAGGFLVPLNEQEDLGDVAQAMDLPVILVVGMRLGCINHALLTCEAIVSRQLTIAGWVANTLSEDMPLLAENIQTLKDRIFAPFLGLVPTLPQQLQKLENAPYSIEALRFAAGHIKLPE, encoded by the coding sequence ATGACACTGAGTACATCTACCAGTTTTTTTGTTACGGGCACTGATACTGAAGTTGGCAAAACTTTGGTCAGCGGCGCACTCATTCTTAAACTGAGAGAAGCTGGTATTCGCGCAATAGGTTTCAAACCCGTGGTTGCAGGCACTTATATTGATGCTAGCGGCCAAAAACTCAATGAAGACTTAGAGACATTGCGCATTGCCTTAGGAATTAATTCTGGCGAGCAAAGTCTTTGTCCATTCGTTTTAGATGTGGCGGCAGCCCCTCATCTCGTTGCCCAAAAAAATAAGGTGCATTTAGATGCTACCTTAATCTTGGATGAATTCAATGCATTGGCCTCAGCATTTAATTCGGTAGTGGTTGAAGGTGCAGGTGGGTTCTTGGTCCCACTAAACGAGCAGGAAGATTTAGGGGATGTAGCGCAGGCGATGGATTTACCCGTCATTCTCGTTGTGGGCATGCGCTTGGGTTGCATTAATCATGCCCTACTCACTTGTGAAGCCATTGTGTCGCGCCAGTTGACAATTGCGGGTTGGGTAGCCAATACGCTTTCAGAGGACATGCCTCTGTTAGCTGAAAATATTCAAACCTTAAAGGACCGAATTTTTGCGCCCTTTTTAGGCCTTGTTCCAACCCTTCCTCAGCAGCTTCAGAAATTAGAGAATGCCCCCTATTCCATAGAGGCCTTGCGATTTGCTGCAGGGCATATAAAACTGCCTGAGTAA
- a CDS encoding aminodeoxychorismate/anthranilate synthase component II — protein sequence MLLMIDNYDSFTYNLVQYFSELGEEVKVFRNDEISVEEIAKINPARICISPGPCSPAEAGISVATIQRYAGQIPILGVCLGHQAIGEAFGGKIIRAQKVMHGKTDDIQHTGVGVFKDLPNPFKVTRYHSLAIEKSSLPAVLEVTATSSDGEIMGVRHKELAVEGVQFHPESILSEHGHALLKNFLQAK from the coding sequence ATGCTCCTCATGATTGATAACTACGATTCATTTACCTACAACCTCGTTCAATACTTTTCAGAACTTGGTGAAGAGGTAAAGGTCTTCCGTAATGATGAAATTTCTGTTGAAGAGATTGCCAAGATCAACCCTGCTCGTATTTGCATTTCACCAGGACCCTGCAGTCCAGCTGAAGCAGGAATTTCAGTGGCTACGATTCAACGCTATGCAGGACAGATTCCAATCCTAGGCGTCTGCCTGGGGCACCAAGCAATTGGTGAAGCATTCGGCGGCAAGATTATTCGTGCCCAGAAAGTTATGCATGGCAAAACGGATGATATTCAACATACTGGCGTTGGTGTTTTCAAAGATTTGCCTAACCCATTTAAAGTAACGCGCTATCACTCTCTTGCAATTGAAAAGAGCTCGTTGCCCGCAGTGCTTGAAGTAACAGCCACTTCTTCTGATGGTGAAATTATGGGCGTACGCCATAAAGAACTCGCGGTAGAAGGCGTGCAGTTCCATCCAGAATCAATTCTTTCTGAGCATGGCCATGCACTGCTGAAGAATTTCTTGCAAGCCAAATAA
- the trpD gene encoding anthranilate phosphoribosyltransferase gives MSITPQQALQRCIEHRELFHDEMTAMMRLIMSGEMPPTLVAGLLVALRTKKETVGEIAAAAQVMREFATPVYVEDRKNLVDVVGTGGDGAHTFNISTAAMFVAAAAGAKIAKHGNRSVSSKSGSADILESLGVKLSLSPEQVAKCIADVGAGFMFAPNHHPAMKNVVPIRKDLGVRTIFNILGPLTNPADAKRILMGVFHADLVGIQARVLQAMGMDHALVVYGRDGLDEISLEGPTLVGELKEGQVHEYEIHPKDFGLSTAPTNDFKVADAEESKAIVLDVLNKKSGPASDIVCLNAGAVLYVADVAPSIASGIQMAQAAIASGAARQKLDQFVAATQH, from the coding sequence ATGTCCATTACCCCACAGCAAGCATTACAGCGTTGCATTGAACATCGTGAACTCTTTCATGATGAGATGACTGCCATGATGCGTCTGATCATGAGTGGTGAAATGCCGCCAACTTTAGTTGCTGGCCTACTTGTTGCTCTACGTACCAAAAAGGAGACTGTTGGTGAAATTGCCGCAGCTGCGCAAGTCATGCGTGAATTTGCGACGCCAGTGTATGTAGAGGATAGAAAAAATTTAGTGGATGTAGTCGGTACAGGTGGAGATGGTGCTCACACCTTCAATATCTCTACAGCTGCCATGTTTGTCGCTGCAGCGGCTGGTGCAAAAATTGCTAAGCACGGCAATCGCAGCGTGAGTAGCAAATCCGGAAGCGCAGATATTCTGGAGTCCTTAGGCGTTAAGCTGTCACTCTCACCTGAGCAGGTTGCAAAATGTATTGCTGATGTAGGGGCAGGCTTTATGTTTGCGCCGAACCATCACCCTGCAATGAAGAATGTGGTGCCGATTCGTAAAGACTTGGGTGTACGCACGATTTTTAATATTCTGGGACCCCTTACAAACCCAGCAGATGCCAAGCGCATCCTGATGGGCGTCTTCCATGCGGACTTAGTCGGCATCCAAGCACGTGTATTGCAAGCCATGGGCATGGATCATGCATTGGTGGTTTATGGCCGTGATGGCTTGGATGAGATTTCTCTCGAGGGCCCAACCCTCGTTGGCGAATTAAAAGAGGGCCAGGTTCATGAATATGAGATTCATCCAAAAGACTTTGGTTTAAGTACGGCTCCGACTAATGACTTTAAGGTAGCTGATGCCGAAGAATCCAAAGCCATTGTTTTGGATGTACTCAATAAAAAATCCGGCCCAGCTAGTGATATCGTTTGTCTCAATGCTGGTGCAGTACTTTATGTAGCTGATGTAGCACCAAGTATCGCTAGCGGTATTCAGATGGCGCAAGCAGCCATTGCATCTGGCGCCGCCCGTCAAAAGCTAGACCAATTTGTAGCAGCAACCCAACACTAA
- a CDS encoding M20 aminoacylase family protein, protein MRLLPEIIDSASAIQEIRRNIHAHPELRFEENRTSDLVAEALSSWGITVYRGLGKTGIVGRLDGELGPGKMVGLRADMDALPLQEHNNFEHTSKNPGKMHACGHDGHTAMLLGAAQYLSNHRDFTGSVIFIFQPAEEGGAGAKEMINDGLFKQFPCDAVFGLHNWPGLAEGHFGVTSGPMMASSNTFEITIRGKGGHAALPHNSADPVLAGTQVVQALQSIITRNKRPVDAAVLSVTQFHAGETSNVIPDSAFIGGTVRTFTLEVLDLIEQRLREISHNVSSAFDCQAEVGFTRNYPPLINHDKEVHFASEVMSELVGAQNVNTSIDPTMGAEDFAFMLLEKPGCYVFLGNGDGDHRSVGHGMGPCHLHNPSYDFNDALIPVGVSYWVKLAQRYLEK, encoded by the coding sequence ATGCGATTACTTCCAGAAATCATAGACTCCGCATCAGCTATTCAAGAGATCCGACGTAATATTCATGCGCATCCAGAATTGCGTTTTGAAGAAAATCGCACGTCTGATCTGGTAGCCGAAGCGCTTTCGAGCTGGGGAATTACGGTGTATCGCGGCCTTGGAAAAACTGGAATTGTTGGAAGGCTGGACGGGGAATTAGGTCCAGGAAAAATGGTTGGATTACGTGCCGACATGGATGCGCTGCCTTTACAAGAACACAATAACTTTGAACATACTTCAAAGAATCCCGGCAAGATGCATGCCTGCGGCCACGATGGTCACACTGCCATGCTCTTGGGTGCCGCTCAATACTTATCCAATCATCGAGACTTTACCGGATCAGTCATTTTCATTTTTCAGCCAGCAGAAGAAGGTGGTGCTGGCGCGAAAGAAATGATTAACGATGGACTCTTTAAACAATTTCCTTGCGATGCTGTCTTTGGTCTGCACAACTGGCCGGGACTTGCTGAAGGTCATTTTGGCGTGACTTCTGGGCCGATGATGGCCTCAAGCAATACTTTTGAGATCACCATTCGAGGTAAGGGTGGACATGCCGCCTTGCCACACAATAGTGCTGATCCCGTGCTTGCTGGTACTCAAGTTGTGCAAGCCCTGCAAAGCATCATTACACGCAATAAGCGCCCAGTAGATGCGGCAGTGTTATCGGTAACGCAGTTCCATGCGGGCGAGACAAGTAATGTCATTCCAGATAGTGCGTTTATTGGTGGAACCGTTCGCACGTTCACCTTAGAGGTTTTAGATTTGATTGAGCAACGCTTACGAGAAATCTCTCATAACGTATCTAGCGCATTTGACTGTCAAGCAGAAGTGGGCTTTACTCGCAACTATCCCCCACTTATCAATCATGACAAGGAAGTGCATTTTGCAAGCGAGGTCATGAGTGAGCTGGTCGGAGCGCAAAACGTCAATACCTCTATCGACCCAACCATGGGTGCAGAAGACTTTGCGTTCATGCTGCTGGAGAAACCGGGTTGCTATGTGTTTCTAGGTAATGGTGATGGCGATCACCGCTCGGTAGGTCATGGCATGGGTCCATGTCATCTGCATAATCCTTCGTATGACTTTAATGACGCACTGATCCCCGTAGGCGTTAGCTACTGGGTCAAGCTAGCTCAACGCTACTTAGAAAAATAA
- a CDS encoding aminotransferase class I/II-fold pyridoxal phosphate-dependent enzyme, whose protein sequence is MSENFKARDMAEHQIADLDAQLLRRKLRTTASPCDTKAQVDQRELKAFCSNDYLGLANHPELVTALAEGAKRYGVGSGASHLISGHSVAHDLLEKKLAACESKHIPDARALFFSTGYLANINAITGLSRLANQGEVSIYSAKLNHASLIDGVRLASSQTKAKVTLFDHQNLDFLEELLQQDTHPLKLIVVDGVFSMDGDIAPIKNLLHLAEQYDALLMVDDAHGFGVLGEQGHGILEQSDVYSERIIYIGTLGKAAGVSGAFICAAAPFIEWLIQKGRPYIYSTATPPAIAHTLLTSLELIEGKEGIARRKQLNQLIQIWHDEMTFQNWEKTPSSTPIQPVILGGNASALAAAKLLDEAGYWIPAIRPPTVPVGSSRLRITFSANHSVDDLRELIKTLQIIEQEVKSNL, encoded by the coding sequence ATGAGTGAAAACTTTAAAGCTCGAGATATGGCAGAGCATCAGATTGCCGATCTAGATGCGCAGTTGCTTAGGCGTAAGTTGCGTACCACCGCATCACCCTGTGACACCAAGGCCCAGGTTGATCAACGAGAACTCAAAGCGTTTTGTAGTAACGACTACTTAGGCCTAGCCAATCACCCTGAGTTGGTTACTGCGCTTGCGGAAGGCGCAAAACGATATGGAGTTGGTAGCGGTGCATCACACTTAATCAGCGGCCATAGCGTTGCGCATGATTTACTTGAAAAAAAATTAGCAGCTTGTGAGAGTAAACATATCCCCGATGCAAGAGCATTGTTCTTTAGTACTGGTTATCTTGCGAACATCAACGCGATTACCGGCCTTAGTAGACTTGCCAATCAAGGTGAAGTCAGTATTTATTCAGCCAAACTCAATCATGCCTCTTTGATTGATGGGGTCCGCTTGGCAAGTTCACAAACTAAAGCCAAGGTGACTTTGTTTGATCACCAAAATCTTGATTTTCTAGAAGAATTATTACAGCAAGATACACATCCACTCAAATTGATTGTGGTCGATGGCGTCTTTAGTATGGATGGGGATATTGCGCCCATAAAAAATCTACTACATCTTGCCGAGCAATATGATGCGCTACTGATGGTTGATGATGCGCATGGTTTTGGCGTGCTTGGTGAACAGGGTCATGGCATTCTGGAGCAATCGGACGTATATTCAGAAAGAATTATTTACATTGGCACGCTTGGTAAAGCGGCTGGTGTTAGTGGTGCATTTATTTGTGCAGCTGCACCCTTTATTGAATGGCTCATCCAAAAGGGGCGCCCCTATATTTACAGTACTGCTACGCCGCCAGCGATTGCACACACTCTACTTACCAGCCTAGAACTCATCGAGGGCAAGGAAGGTATTGCACGTCGCAAACAATTGAATCAACTGATTCAAATTTGGCATGATGAAATGACTTTCCAAAACTGGGAAAAAACACCTTCATCCACCCCAATCCAGCCAGTGATCTTAGGCGGCAATGCCAGCGCATTGGCAGCGGCTAAGCTCTTGGATGAGGCAGGTTATTGGATTCCAGCAATCCGACCGCCCACCGTTCCCGTTGGCAGCTCTCGTCTACGCATCACTTTTTCTGCAAACCATAGTGTTGATGACTTACGCGAGCTGATCAAGACATTGCAGATAATTGAGCAAGAAGTAAAAAGCAACTTATGA
- the bioA gene encoding adenosylmethionine--8-amino-7-oxononanoate transaminase translates to MKLISDPNQTSLVDRSLDAVWHPCTQMKHHESLPLIAITKGKGAWLFDDQGNALLDCISSWWTNLFGHSNPRINQAITSQLEKIEHVMLAGFTHPPVIELSEKLSALTQGHLGHVFFASDGASAVEIALKMSHHYWRLNHQPQKKKFVCLENGYHGETLGALAVTDVAIFREAYGSLLQDVFTVPSPDTRKARPGESADDVAIWAAEKLEELLKTEHHNIAAIIIEPLVQCAGQMAMYSPVYLCLVRSICDRYNIHLIADEIAVGCGRSGKFFACEHAEIWPDFLTLSKGISGGYLPLSLSMTTDKIYRAFYGDQLQQGFLHSHSYTGNPLACAAALACLEIFETESVLEKNIERSQDLAKAFAWAKADLRIEHWRQQGMILAFDVKPESLNNSATFSREMFSAGMAEGILIRPIGNTIYVMPPYILSSEETMQMGVSVQHALNQVLV, encoded by the coding sequence ATGAAGCTTATTTCTGATCCAAATCAAACCTCTCTGGTTGATCGCAGCCTAGATGCCGTTTGGCATCCCTGCACTCAGATGAAGCATCACGAGTCCTTGCCATTAATCGCCATTACTAAAGGTAAGGGCGCTTGGCTCTTCGATGACCAGGGCAATGCCCTCCTAGATTGCATCAGCTCTTGGTGGACTAATCTGTTTGGGCATTCCAATCCGCGCATTAACCAAGCCATTACGAGTCAGCTTGAAAAAATTGAGCATGTCATGCTCGCCGGATTTACCCACCCTCCCGTTATAGAGCTGTCCGAGAAACTATCCGCCCTAACTCAAGGTCATTTGGGTCACGTGTTTTTTGCATCCGATGGTGCGTCTGCGGTAGAGATTGCTTTGAAGATGAGTCATCACTACTGGCGACTGAATCATCAACCCCAAAAGAAAAAATTTGTCTGCTTAGAAAATGGTTACCACGGTGAAACTTTGGGCGCATTAGCAGTCACTGATGTGGCGATCTTTCGAGAAGCTTATGGATCACTATTGCAAGATGTTTTTACCGTACCGTCGCCAGATACTCGCAAAGCAAGGCCCGGTGAAAGCGCTGACGATGTTGCCATATGGGCAGCAGAAAAATTAGAAGAGTTACTGAAGACAGAACATCACAATATCGCCGCAATCATTATTGAACCACTCGTTCAATGCGCTGGGCAAATGGCAATGTACTCTCCTGTATATTTGTGCCTTGTCAGATCAATCTGTGATCGTTACAACATTCACCTCATCGCCGATGAGATCGCAGTAGGCTGTGGTCGATCAGGAAAGTTTTTTGCTTGTGAGCATGCAGAAATTTGGCCGGACTTCTTGACGCTTTCTAAAGGCATCAGTGGTGGATATCTTCCCTTATCACTCTCCATGACAACTGACAAAATTTATCGTGCCTTTTATGGCGATCAACTGCAACAAGGTTTCTTACACTCGCACTCCTACACAGGCAACCCATTAGCATGCGCTGCTGCCCTCGCCTGCCTAGAAATCTTCGAAACTGAATCTGTTCTTGAAAAAAATATTGAACGTAGCCAAGATCTTGCTAAGGCATTTGCTTGGGCAAAAGCAGATCTACGTATTGAACATTGGCGCCAGCAGGGCATGATCCTCGCCTTTGATGTCAAACCTGAATCACTAAATAATTCAGCTACGTTTTCACGAGAGATGTTTTCAGCAGGGATGGCAGAGGGTATTCTGATCAGACCTATTGGTAATACGATTTACGTCATGCCGCCCTATATTCTTTCTTCAGAAGAAACGATGCAAATGGGTGTCTCTGTACAGCACGCTCTCAATCAGGTTCTGGTATGA